The following are encoded together in the Lathyrus oleraceus cultivar Zhongwan6 chromosome 3, CAAS_Psat_ZW6_1.0, whole genome shotgun sequence genome:
- the LOC127125518 gene encoding uncharacterized protein LOC127125518 isoform X2: protein MASNEDHPHGDETVGGAEREIKRGITVMKKVIRDRDRGVLIKVHWNEGGQLIEPNGSTLTSFIGALVRNEVPITCDNWRNKQLNEAKDKIWSEIKRCFDIEENRRDHCLKLAGKLLRGFRTFLSTTFLRDTEGTFVDAELPSKYASLISPKEWETFKSKRKTQEFKSVSETNRQRASSPAYPYRKWRVGYGRLEQSILTKENSSETSLPAHVLWKEARVGKDGKIKEDVQQIFEKCETLSQSIVPYEDTDCRSILSRALDVPEYSGRVRGKGFGITQKSLNIKKQKTPSNKELQQTLEALKAEVLELRKERERDRAAGFKDTSDKDSINCNFQPTIPEGISPCHLYLARPTYRMVGKGKVHNNLGELLHTKPLPTGSLKVSVDIALEKDALLPHPDDVSDATLLGDAIGSFVAWPTDLIIVGYETPTKSKAKDKGIAREIESVASQKEIPVAKKTEISKRTGAKKKNPSKYRACLHTYLETTDISDGCVRLIPMDGAIFGFEYAEPLGKEDFDQILYHTQLSVGVINTYMRYLYDKLMGPRGLEQRFSFLNPMKTNLTEMIRKPDEVRTYVVERFMADTDREKLFFLPFNTGDGGHWLLVAINPFKEIVYYLDSLHKDWTTYPAMKTIVDTIIQTVRAQRKIQVPKRKANNITWNRVECPRQRNNIDCGYYTLRFMKETLLMDRTDIPSDYFDEYRCAYYSKDQLDEIKEELCQFIIELQVL from the exons ATGGCTAGTAACGAGGATCACCCACATGGTGATGAGACCGTTGGTGGTGCGGAAAGGGAAATTAAACGTGGAATAACGGTTATGAAGAAAGTTATTCGAGATAGAGATCGAGGCGTTTTAATAAAAGTGCATTGGAACGAAGGTGgacaactaattgagcctaacggttcaacATTGACAAGTTTTATTGGTGCATTGGTAAGGAATGAAGTTCCAATTACTTGTGATAATTGGAGAAATAAACAATTGAACGAAGCTAAAGACAAAATatggagtgagataaag AGGTGTTTCGACATCGAAGAAAACAGAAGAGATCATTGTCTCAAATTGGCCGGAAAGTTACTAAGAGGGTTTAGAACCTTTTTATCAACCACCTTTCTTAGGGATACGGAAGGTACTTTTGTTGATGCAGAGCTTCCATCTAAATATGCAAGTTTGATTTCACCTAAAGAATGGGAAACGTTTAAATCCAAACGAAAAACCCAAGAATTTAAGAGTGTAAGTGAAACAAACCGGCAAAGAGCATCAAGTCCGGCGTATCCCTATAGAAAATGGCGTGTTGGATATGGACGCTTAGAGCAGTCTATA TTAACAAAGGAGAATAGTTCTGAAACATCTCTTCCggcacatgttttgtggaaggaagcccgtgtcGGTAAGGATGGAAAGATTAAAGAAGACGTTCAACAAATATTTGAGAAATGT GAGACTCTATCTCAATCTATAGTTCCATATGAAGACACTGATTGCAGGAGCATACTGAGTCGAGCATTAGATGTTCCcgagtattctggtcgggtgaggggcAAGGGATTTGGGATCACTCAAAAATCCTTGaatattaaaaaacaaaagaCTCCTAGCAATAAAGAACTGCAGCAAACTTTGGAAGCATTAAAAGCTGAAGTTCTTGAATTAAGAAAGGAAAGAGAAAGAGATCGAGCAGCGGGTTTTAAAGATACTAGTGACAAAGATAGTATCAATTGTAATTTTCAACCGACTATTCCAGAG ggcatttcaccttgtcacCTCTACTTAGCGAGACCGACttatcggatggttggcaaggggAAAGTTCATAACAATTTGGGTGAATTACTTCACACTAAACCGCTCCCTACTGGATCTTTGAAAGTCTCGGTTGATATTGCTTTGGAGAAGGATGCGTTATTACCACATCCTGACGATGTTTCGGATGCAACTTTATTGGGAGATGCCATAGGTTcatttgttgcatggccgacagACCTCATTAtcgtaggatatgag actcccacaaaatccaaagCAAAAGATAAGGGGATTGCGCGGgaaatcgagtcagttgcatcgCAAAAAGAG ATTCCTGTTGCTAAGAAGACTGAAATTTCCAAGAGGACCGGGGCTAAAAAGAAAAATCCTTCCAAGTATAGAGCGTGCCTCCATACATATTTAGAAACGACAGATATTTCGGATGGATGTGTTCGTTTAATACCTATGGATGGAGCTATTTTTGGTTTTGAGTATGCCGAGCCATTGGGTAAAGAggattttgatcaaattttgtATCATACGCAATTAAGCGTTGGTGTTATCAACACATACATGAG GTATTTATATGACAAATTGATGGGTCCGCGTGGGTTGGAGCAAAGATTCTCATTCTTAAATCCCATGAAAACGAACTTAACCGAAATGATAAGAAAACCAGATGAAGTCAGGACGTATGTAGTCGAGCGCTTTATGGCCGACACAGATAGAGAAAAGTTGTTCTTTTTACCGTTTAATACCGGCGACGG tggacattggttgttggTCGCGATAAATCCTTTTAAAGAAATTGTGTATTATTTGGATTCTTTACACAAGGATTGGACAACATACCCTGCTATGAAGACGATAGTTGACAC CattatacaaactgttcgagcACAAAGAAAAATTCAAGTACCAAAGAGAAAAGCCAATAACATTACATGGAATAGAGTGGAG TGTCCTCGACAGCGTAATAATATAGATTGTGGATATTACACGTTGAGGTTTATGAAAGAAACTCTTCTTATGGATCGAACAGATATTCCATCTGAT tactttgatgaatatAGATGTGCTTATTACTCAAAAGATCAGTTGGATGAAATTAAAGaggaattgtgtcaattcattatcGAGCTACAGGTTTTGTGA
- the LOC127125518 gene encoding uncharacterized protein LOC127125518 isoform X1, which yields MHVINENRLSPRFRSQWYTLFFDSDNFFPDFTVAVLLQKTCFHSEFGRIEFIFESFGPFVGYHMASNEDHPHGDETVGGAEREIKRGITVMKKVIRDRDRGVLIKVHWNEGGQLIEPNGSTLTSFIGALVRNEVPITCDNWRNKQLNEAKDKIWSEIKRCFDIEENRRDHCLKLAGKLLRGFRTFLSTTFLRDTEGTFVDAELPSKYASLISPKEWETFKSKRKTQEFKSVSETNRQRASSPAYPYRKWRVGYGRLEQSILTKENSSETSLPAHVLWKEARVGKDGKIKEDVQQIFEKCETLSQSIVPYEDTDCRSILSRALDVPEYSGRVRGKGFGITQKSLNIKKQKTPSNKELQQTLEALKAEVLELRKERERDRAAGFKDTSDKDSINCNFQPTIPEGISPCHLYLARPTYRMVGKGKVHNNLGELLHTKPLPTGSLKVSVDIALEKDALLPHPDDVSDATLLGDAIGSFVAWPTDLIIVGYETPTKSKAKDKGIAREIESVASQKEIPVAKKTEISKRTGAKKKNPSKYRACLHTYLETTDISDGCVRLIPMDGAIFGFEYAEPLGKEDFDQILYHTQLSVGVINTYMRYLYDKLMGPRGLEQRFSFLNPMKTNLTEMIRKPDEVRTYVVERFMADTDREKLFFLPFNTGDGGHWLLVAINPFKEIVYYLDSLHKDWTTYPAMKTIVDTIIQTVRAQRKIQVPKRKANNITWNRVECPRQRNNIDCGYYTLRFMKETLLMDRTDIPSDYFDEYRCAYYSKDQLDEIKEELCQFIIELQVL from the exons ATGCATGTGATTAATGAAAATAGACTTTCTCCACGATTCCGGAGCCAATGGTATACTTTGTTTTTCGATTCGGACAACTTTTTCCCTGATTTTACTGTTGCTGTACTGTTACAAAAAACATGCTTCCACTCGGAATTTGGACGAATCGAGTTCATTTTTGAGTCCTTTGGCCCGTTTGTAGGCTACCAT ATGGCTAGTAACGAGGATCACCCACATGGTGATGAGACCGTTGGTGGTGCGGAAAGGGAAATTAAACGTGGAATAACGGTTATGAAGAAAGTTATTCGAGATAGAGATCGAGGCGTTTTAATAAAAGTGCATTGGAACGAAGGTGgacaactaattgagcctaacggttcaacATTGACAAGTTTTATTGGTGCATTGGTAAGGAATGAAGTTCCAATTACTTGTGATAATTGGAGAAATAAACAATTGAACGAAGCTAAAGACAAAATatggagtgagataaag AGGTGTTTCGACATCGAAGAAAACAGAAGAGATCATTGTCTCAAATTGGCCGGAAAGTTACTAAGAGGGTTTAGAACCTTTTTATCAACCACCTTTCTTAGGGATACGGAAGGTACTTTTGTTGATGCAGAGCTTCCATCTAAATATGCAAGTTTGATTTCACCTAAAGAATGGGAAACGTTTAAATCCAAACGAAAAACCCAAGAATTTAAGAGTGTAAGTGAAACAAACCGGCAAAGAGCATCAAGTCCGGCGTATCCCTATAGAAAATGGCGTGTTGGATATGGACGCTTAGAGCAGTCTATA TTAACAAAGGAGAATAGTTCTGAAACATCTCTTCCggcacatgttttgtggaaggaagcccgtgtcGGTAAGGATGGAAAGATTAAAGAAGACGTTCAACAAATATTTGAGAAATGT GAGACTCTATCTCAATCTATAGTTCCATATGAAGACACTGATTGCAGGAGCATACTGAGTCGAGCATTAGATGTTCCcgagtattctggtcgggtgaggggcAAGGGATTTGGGATCACTCAAAAATCCTTGaatattaaaaaacaaaagaCTCCTAGCAATAAAGAACTGCAGCAAACTTTGGAAGCATTAAAAGCTGAAGTTCTTGAATTAAGAAAGGAAAGAGAAAGAGATCGAGCAGCGGGTTTTAAAGATACTAGTGACAAAGATAGTATCAATTGTAATTTTCAACCGACTATTCCAGAG ggcatttcaccttgtcacCTCTACTTAGCGAGACCGACttatcggatggttggcaaggggAAAGTTCATAACAATTTGGGTGAATTACTTCACACTAAACCGCTCCCTACTGGATCTTTGAAAGTCTCGGTTGATATTGCTTTGGAGAAGGATGCGTTATTACCACATCCTGACGATGTTTCGGATGCAACTTTATTGGGAGATGCCATAGGTTcatttgttgcatggccgacagACCTCATTAtcgtaggatatgag actcccacaaaatccaaagCAAAAGATAAGGGGATTGCGCGGgaaatcgagtcagttgcatcgCAAAAAGAG ATTCCTGTTGCTAAGAAGACTGAAATTTCCAAGAGGACCGGGGCTAAAAAGAAAAATCCTTCCAAGTATAGAGCGTGCCTCCATACATATTTAGAAACGACAGATATTTCGGATGGATGTGTTCGTTTAATACCTATGGATGGAGCTATTTTTGGTTTTGAGTATGCCGAGCCATTGGGTAAAGAggattttgatcaaattttgtATCATACGCAATTAAGCGTTGGTGTTATCAACACATACATGAG GTATTTATATGACAAATTGATGGGTCCGCGTGGGTTGGAGCAAAGATTCTCATTCTTAAATCCCATGAAAACGAACTTAACCGAAATGATAAGAAAACCAGATGAAGTCAGGACGTATGTAGTCGAGCGCTTTATGGCCGACACAGATAGAGAAAAGTTGTTCTTTTTACCGTTTAATACCGGCGACGG tggacattggttgttggTCGCGATAAATCCTTTTAAAGAAATTGTGTATTATTTGGATTCTTTACACAAGGATTGGACAACATACCCTGCTATGAAGACGATAGTTGACAC CattatacaaactgttcgagcACAAAGAAAAATTCAAGTACCAAAGAGAAAAGCCAATAACATTACATGGAATAGAGTGGAG TGTCCTCGACAGCGTAATAATATAGATTGTGGATATTACACGTTGAGGTTTATGAAAGAAACTCTTCTTATGGATCGAACAGATATTCCATCTGAT tactttgatgaatatAGATGTGCTTATTACTCAAAAGATCAGTTGGATGAAATTAAAGaggaattgtgtcaattcattatcGAGCTACAGGTTTTGTGA